The following DNA comes from Microbacterium foliorum.
GCACGGTGGCGAAGCGGGCGCGCTCGGCAGTGGGAAGGATGCGGTCGGTGGAGGCGTTCATCGGAATCGGTATCCCGCCCCGCGGACCGTCTCGATGCGCTCGGAGCCGATCTTGTTGCGCAGCGCGCGAACATAGACGTCGACGACGTTCGAGGCGGGGTCGAAGTCCATGCCCCACACGTGCCCGATCAGCTGGTCGCGCGACAGCACCTGCCCCGCGTTCTGCAGGAAGACCTCGAGCAGCGAGAACTCGCGGGAGGTGAGCTCGCGCATCGCCCCGGCGACCGTGACGCTGCGCGCCCGCACGTCCACACGGACGTCGCCGTGCGAGAGCACGGGCCCCGTGGCACGCCCCTCCCCATCGCCGATGCGCAGCCGCACCCGGGCGACGAGCTCGGCGAACTGGAACGGCTTCGTCACGTAGTCGTTGGCGCCGCTCTCGAGCCCGCGCACCGTGTCGATGACGGAATCCCGCGCCGTGAGGATG
Coding sequences within:
- a CDS encoding response regulator transcription factor → MRNILIAEDDPHITSFVRRGLRAAGYDTAEAADGHTALLMARSGTFDLVLLDIGLGGMDGFDVLANLRGEGVTTPVIILTARDSVIDTVRGLESGANDYVTKPFQFAELVARVRLRIGDGEGRATGPVLSHGDVRVDVRARSVTVAGAMRELTSREFSLLEVFLQNAGQVLSRDQLIGHVWGMDFDPASNVVDVYVRALRNKIGSERIETVRGAGYRFR